In Daphnia magna isolate NIES linkage group LG6, ASM2063170v1.1, whole genome shotgun sequence, the following are encoded in one genomic region:
- the LOC116925750 gene encoding proteasome maturation protein isoform X2: MEKSINKDKCSIGVEANYDVKDAMLFGVKKSRTLDSFTTCHPLEVALVKHSQKQEEINMRMLRTMQGLHAPIRLHMEKLAVKDIGHLPCLHRHNAMLDALTGKDTTIEFEDFLNNQIDSEIMGQPHVMIERQLGML, from the exons ATG GAAAAATCAATCAACAAGGATAAGTGCTCTATTGGAGTTGAAGCCAACTATGATGTCAAAGATGCTATGCTCTTTGG TGTAAAAAAAAGTCGTACTCTGGATAGCTTCACCACATGCCATCCACTTGAAGTTGCATTAGTAAAG CACtcccaaaaacaagaagaaataaatatGAGAATGCTGAGGACCATGCAAGGTTTGCATGCTCCTATTCGCCTGCACATGGAAAAACTTGCTGTGAAGGACATTGGACATTTGCCATGCCTTCATCGCCATAATGCCATGCTTGATGCGCTTACTG ggaaAGATACAACCATTGAATTTGAAGATTTTCTCAATAATCAAATAGACTCTGAAATCATGGGGCAACCCCATGTGATGATTGAAAGGCAACTTGGAATGTTGTAG
- the LOC116925750 gene encoding proteasome maturation protein isoform X1 — translation MEIQEKSINKDKCSIGVEANYDVKDAMLFGVKKSRTLDSFTTCHPLEVALVKHSQKQEEINMRMLRTMQGLHAPIRLHMEKLAVKDIGHLPCLHRHNAMLDALTGKDTTIEFEDFLNNQIDSEIMGQPHVMIERQLGML, via the exons ATGGAAATTCAGGAAAAATCAATCAACAAGGATAAGTGCTCTATTGGAGTTGAAGCCAACTATGATGTCAAAGATGCTATGCTCTTTGG TGTAAAAAAAAGTCGTACTCTGGATAGCTTCACCACATGCCATCCACTTGAAGTTGCATTAGTAAAG CACtcccaaaaacaagaagaaataaatatGAGAATGCTGAGGACCATGCAAGGTTTGCATGCTCCTATTCGCCTGCACATGGAAAAACTTGCTGTGAAGGACATTGGACATTTGCCATGCCTTCATCGCCATAATGCCATGCTTGATGCGCTTACTG ggaaAGATACAACCATTGAATTTGAAGATTTTCTCAATAATCAAATAGACTCTGAAATCATGGGGCAACCCCATGTGATGATTGAAAGGCAACTTGGAATGTTGTAG
- the LOC116925741 gene encoding UDP-xylose and UDP-N-acetylglucosamine transporter: protein MKSLVAMLVVFIGCCSNVFFLELLIKEDSGSGNLITFAQFVVIAVEGFITTMRFGTKKTEVPFTEYLKMVLMFFIVSVTNNYALSFNIALPLHMIFRAGSLLANMILGILILKKRYTTMKYLSVIMISIGISICTIASAKELNHSESENQISSVGDFVWWIVGILLLTFALFMSARMGIMQEVMYSKFGKHPREALFFTHALPLPGFLLLFGDISKHIQIANMSAPLDSTVISVIPFLNTLPRIWIYLLGNVFTQSICINAVFVLTTECSSLAVTLVVTLRKFVSLLFSIWYFQNPFTALHWFGTILVFGGTLVFSDIPNLMRQKSKVN from the exons atgaaatctctTGTTGCCATGCTCGTTGTTTTCATCGGATGCtgttcaaatgtttttttcctaGAACTCCTAATAAA AGAAGATTCAGGTTCTGGAAATCTCATTACTTTTGCTCAGTTTGTGGTGATTGCAGTGGAAGGATTTATCACCACAATGAGATTTGGGACAAAGAAAACTGAAGTTCCATTCAC AGAATACCTTAAAATGGTCTTGATGTTTTTCATTGTATCAGTTACAAATAATTATGCTCTAAGTTTCAATATAGCTTTGCCACTGCACATGATATTCCGTGCTGGTTCCCTTTTGGCAAATATGATTTTAG gcattttaatattaaaaaagcGTTACACTACCATGAAATATTTGTCAGTTATTATGATTAGCATTGGAATCTCCATTTGCACCATTGCCTCTGCAAAAGAACTG AACCATAGTGAGTCTGAAAACCAGATCTCTTCTGTTGGAGACTTTGTTTGGTGGATTGTAG GAATATTGTTGCTGACATTTGCTCTCTTCATGTCTGCTAGAATgg GTATCATGCAAGAAGTTATGTATAGCAAATTCGGAAAGCATCCACGCgaagctcttttttttacg caTGCCCTTCCCTTGCCAGGATTTTTACTCTTGTTCGGAGATATTTCAAAACACATCCAGATTGCAAATATGAGCGCACCTCTTGATTCCACGGTTATCAGTGTAATTCCGTTTTTGAACACCTTGCCAAGGATATGGATTTATCTATTAGGAAATGTTTTTACTCA ATCTATATGCATTAACGCTGTTTTTGTCCTTACAACGGAGTGTTCATCCCTTGCTGTCACGTTAGTCGTTACCTTGAGAAAATTTGTTTCGCTACTTTTCAGCATTTGGTACTTTCAAAATCCATTCACTGCACTCCATTGGTTTGGTACTATTTTGGTTTTCGGCGGCACGCTCGTGTTTTCTGACATTCCTAACCTAATGCGTCAGAAATCTAAAGTCAATTAA
- the LOC116925737 gene encoding mitochondrial sodium/calcium exchanger protein has protein sequence MLKLIKFTPEVECRSLSEVEDKCLFIQHTEDCSNAEGLINYLSFLYCNSDASLFTGGIFLLSIWILFLFSGLATAANNLFCPALQVMAEKMKMSDNVAGVTLLALGNGAPDIFSSLAGIRQGRAELAFGELFGAGIFCTTIIAGSISFIKPFPVMQRPFLRDCVFYLAAVYFVFWVFYHRYVHLGHAIGFIALYIFYVLVVIVGRLLNSRNRNICGVENQTAISENGSIETTDENETGVINASNEDSNDNCEPSNPDSLLVNDTEELIPHSPSCPEIPGTESDEVPSNIDSGFHGPQTVSLWSNLKEELLDLKTNLQPFSTEEWIGMRWFTRVLSVLEAPFYIILRLSIPLVSKDHPRQGWCRSLTCLQLAVTPTWIVWAIGYGNVVIAKILPLPLMIFIIGVSLGLLLAIFSNRKKPPKGHWIFSFLAFAVSVIWIDLIANEIMAVLFTFGVVFQLSDAILGLTILAWGNSVGDFAADISMARQNAPRMGFSACFGAPLLNTLLGLGISFSIVCSQVGESIPVAFTKLSLIMSVFLALSLVTVFIYLPINGFRANKWLGIVQFGVYSIFVTMAILIELDLL, from the exons atgttgaaaTTGATCAAATTCACACCAGAAGTGGAG TGCCGGAGTCTGTCAGAAGTGGAAGACAAATGCTTGTTCATTCAGCATACAGAAGATTGCTCAAATGCTGAAGGCCTCATCAACTATTTGAGCTTCCTATATTGCAATTCCGATGCTAGTCTTTTTACAGGAGGGATATTTTTATTG AGTATATggatcctttttcttttctcaggACTTGCAACAGCAGCCAATAATTT GTTTTGTCCAGCACTACAAGTAATGGctgaaaagatgaaaatgtcAGATAATGTAGCAGGTGTTACACTTTTGGCTTTGGGTAATGGAGCCCCTG ACATATTCTCGTCGCTTGCTGGCATCCGACAAGGCAGAGCTGAACTGGCTTTTGGCGAACTTTTTG GGGCTGGCATTTTTTGCACCACAATCATTGCTGGGAGCATTAGTTTTATCAAGCCGTTTCCGGTGATGCAGCGCCCATTCTTGAGAGATTGCGTTTTCTATCTGGCCGCAGTCTATTTTGTCTTTTGGGTGTTCTATCATCGATATGTGCATCTTGGTCATGCTATCGGTTTCATAGCCCTTTACATTTTCTACGTTTTAGTGGTGATTGTAGGAAGGCTTCTGAATTCAAGAA ATAGGAATATTTGTGGCGTGGAAAACCAAACAGCCATTTCTGAGAATGGCAGCATAGAGACAACAGATGAAAACGAAACAGGGGTCATCAATGCGTCCAACGAAGACAGCAACGATAACTGCGAACCATCAAATCCTGATTCTTTACTTGTAAACGACACGGAAGAGCTTATTCCACATTCTCCTTCATGTCCAGAAATACCAGGAACGGAATCGGACGAAGTCCCATCTAACATTGACAGCGGATTCCACG GGCCACAAACTGTTTCTCTCTGGTCAAACCTTAAAGAAGAACTTCTTGATTTGAAAACAAATCTACAACCCTTTTCTACTGAAGAGTGGATCGGCATGCGTTGGTTTACGAGAGTGCTGTCTGTATTAGAG GCTCCTTTCTATATCATACTTAGACTATCGATTCCACTGGTGAGCAAGGACCATCCTCGGCAAGGCTGGTGTCGTTCTCTAACCTGCTTGCAACTTGCGGTGACTCCAACTTGGATAGTTTGGGCCATTGGAT ATGGAAACGTCGTGATAGCTAAAATCCTACCTCTGCCGCTGATGATTTTTATCATTGGAGTCAGCCTTGGCCTGCTCCTAGCTATTTTCAGCAATAGGAAGAAGCCACCGAAGGGTCATTGG ATATTCTCGTTCTTGGCTTTTGCTGTGTCTGTGATTTGGATCGATTTAATTGCCAATGAGATTATGGCCGTCCTCTTCACCTTTGGTGTAGTTTTCCAATTAAGCGATGCTATTTTAGGCCTTACAATTCTTGCTTGGGGGAATTCTGTCGGAG ATTTCGCTGCTGACATCAGTATGGCGAGACAAAATGCTCCAAGAATGGGATTTTCTGCGTGCTTCGGTGCTCCGTTACTGA ATACTTTACTTGGATTGGGAATTTCCTTTAGCATTGTCTGCAGTCAGGTCGGCGAGAGTATTCCCGTTGCCTTTACCAAATTAAGCCTAATCATGAGCGTGTTCCTAGCGCTGAGTTTAGTGACGGTGTTCATTTACCTTCCAATTAATGGGTTCCGAGCCAACAAATGGCTAGGAATAGTACAGTTTGGCGTGTACAGCATTTTTGTAACTATGGCCATTTTAATTGAATTGGACTTACTTTAA
- the LOC116925748 gene encoding fructose-2,6-bisphosphatase TIGAR isoform X2 yields the protein MVEFTLFLARHGETDHNKGSVIQGQLDIPLSHNGIDQAKSLAKLLYQHEWNEVWSSDLKRSWQTANFLVNKELTNNDCDDTDALLMNNPLPLIQADVRIRERNYGICQGQSSSILKEMAREAGVKVSNFVPPEAESPADVRGRAISFFKDLCNRQKERVDEKESKVLLGHGGWLSQFMTYLASHVESTSFTFRIETASRITPNTGVSSFEIRLENDGRVSNVKCLTLHDTSHLSNCVRTDQLAV from the exons ATGGTGGAGTTCACATTATTTTTGGCCAGGCA TGGGGAAACTGACCACAACAAAGGATCTGTGATTCAAGGCCAACTTGACATACCATTATCCCACAATGGAATTGATCAAGCCAAATCACTTGCAAAATTACTCTATCAGCATGAATGGAATGaa gttTGGTCAAGTGATTTAAAAAGGAGTTGGCAGACTGCGAATTTTCTTGTCAATAAGGAATTAACTAACAATGACTGTGATGACACAGATGCCTTGCTAATGAATAATCCTTTACCTTTGATCCAAGCTGATGTTAGGATCAGGGAAAGG aattatggCATTTGTCAAGGCCAAAGCAGTTCAATTCTTAAGGAAATGGCTAGGGAAGCTGGAGTAAAAGTAAGCAACTTTGTCCCACCTGAAGCTGAAAGTCCTGCAGATGTGAGGGGAAGAgctatttctttctttaag GATTTATGCAATCGACAGAAGGAACGCGTTGACGAGAAAGAATCAAAGGTTTTGCTAG GTCACGGCGGATGGTTGTCTCAATTCATGACCTACTTAGCGTCGCATGTCGAAAGTACGTCTTTTACATTTCGGATAGAAACCGCCAGTAGGATAACTCCCAATACTGGCGTTTCAAGTTTCGAAATTCGGCTAGAGAATGACGGTAGAGTCTCCAACGTAAAATGTTTAACGTTACACGATACATCCCATTTAAGTAATTGTGTCCGTACCGATCAACTTGCAGTGTAA
- the LOC116925748 gene encoding fructose-2,6-bisphosphatase TIGAR isoform X1 — protein MVEFTLFLARHGETDHNKGSVIQGQLDIPLSHNGIDQAKSLAKLLYQHEWNEVWSSDLKRSWQTANFLVNKELTNNDCDDTDALLMNNPLPLIQADVRIRERNYGICQGQSSSILKEMAREAGVKVSNFVPPEAESPADVRGRAISFFKDLCNRQKERVDEKESKVLLVGHGGWLSQFMTYLASHVESTSFTFRIETASRITPNTGVSSFEIRLENDGRVSNVKCLTLHDTSHLSNCVRTDQLAV, from the exons ATGGTGGAGTTCACATTATTTTTGGCCAGGCA TGGGGAAACTGACCACAACAAAGGATCTGTGATTCAAGGCCAACTTGACATACCATTATCCCACAATGGAATTGATCAAGCCAAATCACTTGCAAAATTACTCTATCAGCATGAATGGAATGaa gttTGGTCAAGTGATTTAAAAAGGAGTTGGCAGACTGCGAATTTTCTTGTCAATAAGGAATTAACTAACAATGACTGTGATGACACAGATGCCTTGCTAATGAATAATCCTTTACCTTTGATCCAAGCTGATGTTAGGATCAGGGAAAGG aattatggCATTTGTCAAGGCCAAAGCAGTTCAATTCTTAAGGAAATGGCTAGGGAAGCTGGAGTAAAAGTAAGCAACTTTGTCCCACCTGAAGCTGAAAGTCCTGCAGATGTGAGGGGAAGAgctatttctttctttaag GATTTATGCAATCGACAGAAGGAACGCGTTGACGAGAAAGAATCAAAGGTTTTGCTAG TAGGTCACGGCGGATGGTTGTCTCAATTCATGACCTACTTAGCGTCGCATGTCGAAAGTACGTCTTTTACATTTCGGATAGAAACCGCCAGTAGGATAACTCCCAATACTGGCGTTTCAAGTTTCGAAATTCGGCTAGAGAATGACGGTAGAGTCTCCAACGTAAAATGTTTAACGTTACACGATACATCCCATTTAAGTAATTGTGTCCGTACCGATCAACTTGCAGTGTAA
- the LOC116925740 gene encoding sterol-4-alpha-carboxylate 3-dehydrogenase, decarboxylating isoform X2 — MSKSDVKPRVLILGGCGFVGRHLVSFLVNEGLVSHVRIVDKVPPPMAWLNDCQLKAFNSPIVEFKSANLLNTVSRENAFSTDDNNRSDYWDFVINLAAETKHNQTRAVYEQGTIPLSVGCAELAAKHQVKRYVEMSDSHCYSGKKKPAQEDDPVEPYTLFAECKMEVEKELGKIDQLNYVILRPAIIYGVGDRVGLTPWLILGAIYRHLGETLQLLWHNEVHNNTVHVIDVCRAIWHICNSSQVTSGQVFHVSDDADTTLGDLAEIIADLFEIKYKFVGKMLSTLAKLDLKATAEDANDKHLPPWAEICQSVGITNTPLSPYATVENISGRNLWLDNSKLRDKTNFEISIPKPTIDLLKECHTF, encoded by the exons ATGTCGAAATCGGATGTGAAACCACGAGTACTTATCTTGGGTG GTTGTGGATTTGTTGGTAGACACCTTGTTTCATTTCTGGTCAATGAAGGATTAGTAAGCCATGTTAGGATTGTTGACAAAGTTCCACCGCCTATGGCCTGGCTAAACGATTGTCAGCTAAAGGCATTTAACAGCCCAATTGTTGAGTTCAAAAGCGCCAACCTCTTGAACACag tttccaGAGAAAATGCATTTTCTACAGATGACAATAATAGGAGTGACTATTGGGATTTTGTCATAAATCTTGCCGCAGAGACAAAACATAACCAAACACGTGCTGTTTATGAACAAGGGACAATTCCATTAAGTGTTGGTTGTGCTGAACTTGCAGCAAAACATCAGGTCAAAAGATATGTAGAAATGTCAGACAGTCACTGTTATTCTGGGAAAAAG AAACCTGCTCAAGAAGATGACCCAGTTGAGCCATATACTTTGTTTGCTGAATGCAAAATGGAAGTAGAAAAAGAACTAGGGAAAATAGACCAACTGAATTATGTCATCTTACGACCTGCCATAATTTATGGTGTAGGGGATCGTGTAGGCCTAACGCCCTGGTTGATCCTCGGAGCTATCTATCGACATCTTGGGGAGACTCTACAACTTTTATGGCACAAT GAGGTCCATAATAACACCGTTCATGTCATTGATGTTTGCCGAGCCATTTGGCATATTTGCAACTCCAGCCAAGTAACCTCTGGCCAAGTCTTTCATGTCTCGGATGATGCTGATACGACATTGGGCGATTTAGCTGAAATTATAGCTGATTTATTCGAAATCAAGTATAAGTTTGTCGGGAAAATGTTGTCCACCCTCGCAAAA CTTGACTTGAAAGCTACCGCAGAAGATGCTAACGATAAACACCTCCCGCCTTGGGCAGAGATATGCCAATCTGTTGGAATTACTAACACACCGCTTAGCCCATACgc tACGGTGGAGAACATATCTGGAAGAAATCTTTGGCTTGACAACTCTAAACTCCGAGACAAAACTAACTTTGAGATCAGTATTCCGAAACCGACGATCGACCTTCTCaaagag TGTCATACTTTTTAA
- the LOC116925740 gene encoding sterol-4-alpha-carboxylate 3-dehydrogenase, decarboxylating isoform X1: MSKSDVKPRVLILGGCGFVGRHLVSFLVNEGLVSHVRIVDKVPPPMAWLNDCQLKAFNSPIVEFKSANLLNTVSRENAFSTDDNNRSDYWDFVINLAAETKHNQTRAVYEQGTIPLSVGCAELAAKHQVKRYVEMSDSHCYSGKKKPAQEDDPVEPYTLFAECKMEVEKELGKIDQLNYVILRPAIIYGVGDRVGLTPWLILGAIYRHLGETLQLLWHNEVHNNTVHVIDVCRAIWHICNSSQVTSGQVFHVSDDADTTLGDLAEIIADLFEIKYKFVGKMLSTLAKLDLKATAEDANDKHLPPWAEICQSVGITNTPLSPYATVENISGRNLWLDNSKLRDKTNFEISIPKPTIDLLKEVLDDFVSMNLFPTLDK, encoded by the exons ATGTCGAAATCGGATGTGAAACCACGAGTACTTATCTTGGGTG GTTGTGGATTTGTTGGTAGACACCTTGTTTCATTTCTGGTCAATGAAGGATTAGTAAGCCATGTTAGGATTGTTGACAAAGTTCCACCGCCTATGGCCTGGCTAAACGATTGTCAGCTAAAGGCATTTAACAGCCCAATTGTTGAGTTCAAAAGCGCCAACCTCTTGAACACag tttccaGAGAAAATGCATTTTCTACAGATGACAATAATAGGAGTGACTATTGGGATTTTGTCATAAATCTTGCCGCAGAGACAAAACATAACCAAACACGTGCTGTTTATGAACAAGGGACAATTCCATTAAGTGTTGGTTGTGCTGAACTTGCAGCAAAACATCAGGTCAAAAGATATGTAGAAATGTCAGACAGTCACTGTTATTCTGGGAAAAAG AAACCTGCTCAAGAAGATGACCCAGTTGAGCCATATACTTTGTTTGCTGAATGCAAAATGGAAGTAGAAAAAGAACTAGGGAAAATAGACCAACTGAATTATGTCATCTTACGACCTGCCATAATTTATGGTGTAGGGGATCGTGTAGGCCTAACGCCCTGGTTGATCCTCGGAGCTATCTATCGACATCTTGGGGAGACTCTACAACTTTTATGGCACAAT GAGGTCCATAATAACACCGTTCATGTCATTGATGTTTGCCGAGCCATTTGGCATATTTGCAACTCCAGCCAAGTAACCTCTGGCCAAGTCTTTCATGTCTCGGATGATGCTGATACGACATTGGGCGATTTAGCTGAAATTATAGCTGATTTATTCGAAATCAAGTATAAGTTTGTCGGGAAAATGTTGTCCACCCTCGCAAAA CTTGACTTGAAAGCTACCGCAGAAGATGCTAACGATAAACACCTCCCGCCTTGGGCAGAGATATGCCAATCTGTTGGAATTACTAACACACCGCTTAGCCCATACgc tACGGTGGAGAACATATCTGGAAGAAATCTTTGGCTTGACAACTCTAAACTCCGAGACAAAACTAACTTTGAGATCAGTATTCCGAAACCGACGATCGACCTTCTCaaagag GTTTTGGACGATTTCGTATCGATGAATCTGTTTCCAACTCTCGATAAGTGA